Proteins from one Sabethes cyaneus chromosome 2, idSabCyanKW18_F2, whole genome shotgun sequence genomic window:
- the LOC128738113 gene encoding serine/arginine repetitive matrix protein 5-like has protein sequence MSFLRNIRNNLANHAYNTQRNGKSKQTNLSTNARTHNSGNESEQDRYGTYGGRRDSGSIATARKGSGSIVTTLRRDGKYSKENPAPIIVYVDKYETGPKPAGILRKNTFTKSDHDPERRKSGNAITRSDTFTINESEDEQKTNTNTYSKKKQKEKPQKNAVETDRGSTDNLPVVIDSRTYRKKSLKSSKPVQKVESFIKRFEKSLFKHESKKNGRKDSNSSVETYVPTFRDVGINCKLDEEEKLKARKKRQSSRDSLIEVSNVYHSSSSQKSFREGTGAPQNRPRERSSSPSKKFSTYDRKKQSQFDRDDTPARDCQRSTSPFETLELKAKPSEMSSHKARQKEAEMGYSTVSKKPASSLPRTQMQDRSKSILVTARKERFEPDSTKRNYTVTTSAHHHRVEFGQQGPFRSNTYDTLKEEYEQANRKPVGVASPRLSSSHTAQENTNTNRKDSTELPKYTFGTNLQERRSRFQQFQKSFKQLDDKSAEVTYQQSFFVPI, from the exons ATGTCTTTCCTACGAAACATACGTAACAATTTAGCCAATCATGCTTACAACACTCAGCGCAACGGAAAATCGAAACAAACAAATTTATCTACAAACGCCAGAACACACAACTCAGGCAACGAATCCGAACAGGACCGCTATGGAACGTACGGTGGCAGAAGAGACAGTGGATCAATCGCAACCGCCAGGAAAGGAAGCGGCTCGATTGTGACCACCCTTCGGCGGGATGGCAAATACAGCAAGGAAAACCCAGCGCCCATCATTGTGTATGTGGACAAGTACGAAACGGGCCCAAAACCTGCTGGAATACTGCGGAAGAATACTTTTACCAAGAGTGATCATGATCCAGAACGTCGCAAGTCGGGCAATGCCATTACACGGAGTGATACTTTTACGATTAACGAATCCGAAGATGAGCAGAAGACGAACACCAACACGTACtcgaagaaaaaacagaaag AAAAACCCCAGAAGAACGCGGTTGAGACCGACCGAGGATCAACGGACAATCTACCGGTGGTGATCGATTCTCGTACCTATCGGAAGAAATCTCTCAAGTCATCAAAACCAGTACAGAAGGTCGAAAGCTTCATCAAACGGTTCGAGAAAAGTCTTTTCAAGCATGAATCCAAGAAAAATGGACGAAAGGATTCCAATTCGTCAGTTGAAACGTACGTGCCAACTTTTAGGGACGTCGGTATTAATTGTAAACTAGACGAGGAGGAAAAACTTAAAGCCAGGAAGAAACGACAAAGTTCGAGAGATTCATTAATTGAAGTAAGCAATGTCTACCACAGCTCGTCTTCCCAGAAGAGTTTCCGCGAAGGAACGGGTGCTCCGCAAAACCGACCGCGGGAAAGAAGCAGCTCCCCGAGCAAGAAGTTCTCAACCTACGATCGAAAGAAGCAGAGTCAGTTTGATCGTGACGATACCCCAGCAAGGGACTGCCAACGAAGTACTTCACCTTTTGAAACTCTAGAATTGAAGGCAAAGCCTTCAGAAATGAGCTCCCATAAAGCACGTCAGAAGGAAGCTGAAATGGGCTACAGTACTGTGAGCAAAAAGCCGGCTTCGAGTTTGCCAAGAACTCAAATGCAAGATCGGAGCAAATCCATTCTAGTCACAGCTCGAAAGGAACGCTTCGAGCCGGACAGTACAAAGCGGAACTATACGGTAACAACCAGCGCCCACCACCATCGGGTGGAATTCGGACAGCAGGGTCCGTTTCGATCGAATACATACGACACATTGAAAGAAGAGTACGAGCAAGCCAACCGCAAACCGGTCGGGGTCGCTAGTCCTCGTTTAAGCTCCAGCCATACGGCCCAGGAAAACACCAACACAAATCGGAAGGATTCAACCGAACTGCCGAAATACACTTTTGGAACGAATCTGCAGGAGCGACGCAGTCGCTTCCAACAGTTCCAGAAATCGTTTAAACAGCTGGACGACAAGAGTGCCGAAGTCACCTATCAGCAGAGCTTTTTTGTGCCAATCTAA